A stretch of Orientia tsutsugamushi DNA encodes these proteins:
- a CDS encoding reverse transcriptase N-terminal domain-containing protein has product MYSFSGKALAVRRVIEILSKRTAGIDKEILNTFDIKSQAIINLRQHVYNPYPLSKKRPLGIPTVKDRTMQAIYKLVLKPVAETTVDKHSYWFRTEKSASHS; this is encoded by the coding sequence ATTTACTCTTTTAGTGGTAAAGCTCTTGCTGTTAGAAGAGTGATTGAAATTCTAAGTAAAAGGACTGCAGGAATAGATAAAGAAATCTTGAATACCTTTGATATTAAATCTCAGGCAATAATTAACTTGAGGCAACATGTGTATAATCCATATCCTCTTAGTAAGAAAAGACCACTTGGTATACCTACTGTGAAAGATAGAACTATGCAAGCTATTTACAAGCTAGTATTAAAACCAGTTGCAGAAACAACAGTAGATAAACATTCGTATTGGTTTAGAACAGAAAAATCAGCTAGTCATAGCTAA